The following are encoded together in the Roseivirga misakiensis genome:
- the hslU gene encoding ATP-dependent protease ATPase subunit HslU, whose amino-acid sequence MIDNSYLTPRQIVAELDKYIIGQADAKKNVAIALRNRWRRMHVQSEMQKEIVPNNILMIGATGVGKTEIARRLAKIADAPFTKVEASKFTEVGYVGRDVESMVRDLVEQSVNLVKQSKKEGVKEKAAQAVEDIILDALIPPVRTAPKPIGLQQDDKEAAQMSDAELNEKTRERFREKIRSGEIDDRKVEISVQANNGGGLGMVGGGMDEMSMINLQDMLSNVLPKKQKKRKVTIAEAKRLLIEEESAKLIDMDEVKEEAIWKAENTGIIFIDEIDKIASGKKGGNGADVSREGVQRDLLPIVEGSAVNTKHGMIKTDHVLFVAAGAFHVAKPSDLIPELQGRFPIRVELNSLTEDDFYQILKEPKNALTKQYEALIDSEDVSLEFTDDSLRALAKLAFRINEEVENIGARRLHTVMSKLLNDILFDIPEEIPPNAKVVITKEMVGERLDNLVQDKDLSEFIL is encoded by the coding sequence ATGATTGATAATAGTTATTTAACCCCGAGACAGATTGTTGCGGAACTTGACAAATACATCATTGGTCAAGCAGATGCCAAAAAGAATGTAGCGATTGCCTTGAGAAACAGGTGGAGAAGGATGCATGTGCAGTCTGAGATGCAGAAGGAAATTGTACCAAACAACATTCTGATGATTGGTGCTACAGGTGTAGGTAAGACAGAGATTGCAAGACGATTGGCTAAGATTGCGGATGCACCATTTACAAAGGTGGAAGCTTCAAAGTTTACTGAAGTAGGTTACGTAGGTCGAGATGTGGAAAGCATGGTGCGCGATCTTGTGGAACAATCAGTAAATCTTGTCAAGCAATCGAAGAAAGAAGGGGTAAAAGAAAAAGCTGCTCAAGCGGTTGAAGATATAATTCTCGATGCCTTAATACCACCTGTAAGGACGGCGCCCAAGCCGATCGGTTTGCAGCAAGACGACAAAGAAGCGGCACAAATGAGTGATGCTGAATTGAATGAAAAAACCCGTGAGCGTTTCCGTGAGAAGATTAGGTCTGGGGAAATTGATGATCGAAAAGTCGAGATTTCAGTACAAGCCAACAACGGGGGTGGATTAGGCATGGTCGGTGGTGGCATGGATGAAATGTCCATGATTAACTTACAAGACATGTTAAGTAATGTCCTGCCTAAGAAGCAGAAAAAGAGAAAAGTCACGATTGCGGAGGCAAAAAGACTATTGATAGAAGAGGAGAGTGCTAAGCTCATCGATATGGATGAGGTGAAAGAAGAAGCCATCTGGAAAGCTGAGAATACAGGAATCATCTTTATCGATGAAATTGATAAGATTGCTTCAGGAAAGAAAGGTGGCAATGGAGCAGATGTAAGTCGTGAAGGGGTTCAGCGTGATCTACTTCCAATTGTAGAAGGAAGTGCTGTTAATACGAAGCATGGAATGATCAAAACGGATCACGTACTTTTTGTAGCGGCAGGTGCCTTTCATGTGGCAAAACCATCTGACTTGATACCGGAACTTCAAGGTAGATTTCCGATTCGTGTAGAACTAAATAGCCTAACAGAAGACGATTTCTATCAGATTTTAAAGGAGCCAAAAAATGCGTTAACAAAGCAGTATGAAGCCTTAATTGACTCTGAGGATGTTTCCCTTGAATTTACGGACGATTCGCTCCGCGCTTTAGCGAAGTTAGCCTTCAGAATCAACGAAGAGGTAGAAAATATTGGCGCGAGAAGGCTTCATACAGTGATGAGTAAGTTGCTAAATGATATTCTATTCGATATTCCAGAGGAAATACCGCCAAACGCGAAGGTGGTCATCACCAAAGAAATGGTTGGAGAAAGGTTAGATAACTTAGTTCAAGATAAAGACCTAAGCGAGTTTATCTTATAA
- the porQ gene encoding type IX secretion system protein PorQ, giving the protein MKKARLLVILCLCTIWQSASAQLGGSRAFEFLNLPNNARQSALGGVNITSGWNDLGQIISNPALLNADMENQLVISRLSYFADIANTSLTYATEIGDLGTWAIHLDFLNYGDIQSFDEAGFLNGEFSVNEYAFAISNSQKFGPFSVGASAKLAISDLASFKASALLLDLGGTFKHPEKDLTVGFTVKNMGFLLSDYIEDNGSQLPTDIQLGVSFKPEFMPFRFSATARNLVRADAVFFDPSSNALFGENEEPGFGEEIFRRLVFGTELLFSPNFQLRFAYNHLLRQELKLENVSGGAGFSFGFMFKVKRFEFAYSRALYHTAGGSNTLQMNLNLSGLIKKKTDD; this is encoded by the coding sequence ATGAAGAAAGCCCGACTGCTGGTTATATTGTGTCTTTGTACGATCTGGCAATCGGCTAGTGCGCAGTTAGGAGGTAGTCGTGCCTTTGAATTCTTAAACCTTCCGAATAATGCGCGACAATCTGCATTAGGAGGCGTTAACATCACTTCGGGTTGGAACGACCTTGGCCAAATTATTTCTAATCCGGCATTATTAAATGCAGATATGGAAAACCAGTTGGTTATATCTAGGCTGAGTTATTTCGCTGATATTGCCAATACTTCACTGACCTATGCCACGGAAATTGGAGACTTGGGTACGTGGGCCATTCATTTAGATTTTTTGAATTATGGAGACATTCAAAGTTTCGATGAAGCAGGGTTTCTTAATGGCGAATTCAGTGTAAATGAGTACGCGTTTGCGATTAGCAATAGTCAAAAATTTGGACCATTCAGTGTTGGAGCTAGCGCTAAATTGGCCATTTCAGATTTGGCTTCGTTTAAGGCGTCAGCACTCCTGCTAGATCTTGGTGGAACCTTTAAGCATCCAGAAAAGGATTTGACGGTGGGTTTTACTGTAAAAAACATGGGATTTTTATTGTCAGACTATATTGAAGATAATGGCAGTCAATTGCCTACCGATATCCAATTGGGAGTATCGTTTAAACCAGAGTTTATGCCATTTCGATTTTCGGCAACAGCTCGGAATTTAGTCAGGGCAGACGCTGTTTTCTTCGATCCATCGAGTAATGCGCTTTTTGGTGAAAACGAGGAGCCTGGGTTTGGTGAAGAAATATTTAGACGATTGGTATTTGGAACAGAGTTGCTCTTCTCCCCGAATTTCCAACTGAGATTTGCGTACAACCATTTACTAAGACAAGAACTTAAGTTAGAAAACGTGAGTGGAGGAGCTGGATTCTCCTTTGGCTTTATGTTTAAAGTAAAAAGATTTGAATTTGCTTATAGCCGAGCTTTATATCATACGGCAGGCGGAAGTAATACCCTTCAGATGAATTTAAATCTGAGTGGATTGATTAAGAAAAAAACAGATGATTGA
- the lon gene encoding endopeptidase La — MLAAELNQEDSGEFIQMIAPEEEDGTKVSDLPEELPILAVRNTVLFPGVLIPITVGRQKSIKVVKQAHKGDKIIGVLAQENPLIDDPKTKDLFQVGTVAKIVKMLVLPDGNTTIIVQGKRRFEVSEFTSETPFFKAKVNYLEENFPQRQNKEVKALVQSIRDTANRIMKLNPEIPKEAQVALDNIEKPSFLVHFLSSNINAEPKDKQGLLEINDGIERATKLLQFMMKEIQMLELKHEIQNKVHSDIDQQQRDYFLRQQMKVLQTELGDGGPEQEVEALRRKAQDKNWPDKVAAHFNKELDKILRMNQMAAEYPIAMNYAELMVDLPWGEYSEDNLDLKRAKKILEDDHYGLEKVKDRILEYLAVLKLKNDLKGPILCLYGPPGVGKTSLGRSIAKALDRQYVRMSLGGVHDEAEIRGHRKTYIGAMPGKVIQNIKKSNSSNPVFVLDEIDKVNANLRGDPSSALLEVLDPEQNSEFTDNYLEVEYDLSKVLFVATANSLDTIQPALRDRMEIIEVSGYTIEEKIEIAKRHLIPKQKKEHGLKARDLTFDKKSIQFIVEGYTRESGVRSLERVIGSVVRKVAKHIALEEEYPKKLTIEFIEKALGGQRFDKEIYNDNKSAGVVTGLAWTAVGGEILFIESSLSRGKGKLTLSGQLGDVMKESAMAAISYLKSNADHYGIDYRVFDKYDLHMHVPAGAVPKDGPSAGITMLTALTSLFTQRKVKSKLAMTGEITLKGNVLPVGGIKEKILAARRAGIKEIILSARNEKDINEIDAQYIKGLTFHFVEKANEVIEIALTSQKVDNPVKFIVEE, encoded by the coding sequence ATGTTGGCAGCGGAGTTAAACCAAGAAGATAGTGGGGAGTTTATTCAGATGATCGCCCCTGAAGAGGAAGATGGTACCAAAGTGTCTGACCTTCCAGAAGAATTACCAATTCTGGCAGTAAGAAATACCGTTTTGTTCCCTGGTGTTTTAATACCGATAACGGTTGGCCGACAGAAATCTATCAAAGTTGTAAAACAGGCACACAAAGGAGATAAGATTATCGGCGTATTGGCGCAAGAAAACCCGCTGATCGATGATCCGAAAACTAAGGATTTATTCCAGGTTGGTACAGTTGCTAAAATTGTAAAAATGTTGGTTTTACCTGATGGTAATACTACGATTATTGTACAGGGGAAGAGGCGATTTGAAGTAAGTGAGTTTACTAGTGAAACACCGTTCTTCAAGGCGAAGGTGAACTACTTGGAAGAGAACTTTCCTCAGCGTCAGAATAAAGAAGTAAAGGCGCTGGTACAGTCCATAAGAGATACGGCTAACCGTATCATGAAACTCAATCCAGAGATTCCAAAAGAGGCACAGGTAGCCCTTGATAACATCGAAAAACCTAGTTTTCTAGTGCATTTCTTGTCCTCCAACATTAATGCAGAACCTAAGGATAAGCAGGGTTTATTAGAAATAAATGATGGTATTGAGCGTGCCACCAAGTTGCTTCAATTCATGATGAAAGAGATCCAGATGCTGGAGCTTAAACATGAAATTCAAAACAAGGTACACTCGGACATCGACCAGCAGCAAAGAGACTACTTTTTGAGGCAACAAATGAAAGTGCTTCAAACGGAATTAGGTGACGGTGGTCCTGAGCAAGAAGTGGAGGCATTAAGAAGAAAGGCACAGGATAAAAATTGGCCAGATAAGGTAGCTGCTCATTTCAATAAGGAACTCGATAAAATTTTGCGCATGAATCAAATGGCAGCGGAGTATCCGATCGCCATGAATTATGCTGAATTAATGGTTGATTTACCATGGGGAGAGTATTCGGAAGATAACCTCGATCTGAAGCGCGCTAAAAAGATATTAGAAGACGATCATTATGGGCTTGAGAAGGTCAAAGATCGTATCCTGGAATATTTGGCCGTTCTAAAATTAAAGAATGACCTGAAAGGGCCTATCCTTTGTTTATACGGACCTCCGGGCGTTGGTAAAACCTCTTTAGGCCGATCAATAGCGAAGGCATTGGACAGACAATATGTCAGAATGTCACTTGGTGGTGTGCATGATGAAGCGGAGATCAGAGGCCATAGGAAAACCTACATTGGGGCAATGCCGGGTAAGGTGATCCAAAATATTAAAAAGTCTAACTCATCAAATCCGGTTTTTGTGCTGGATGAGATTGATAAGGTAAACGCGAACCTTCGCGGTGATCCTTCTTCGGCATTGTTAGAAGTTCTGGATCCTGAGCAAAATAGCGAATTCACTGATAATTACCTTGAGGTAGAATACGACCTGTCTAAAGTACTCTTTGTGGCCACGGCGAATTCATTGGATACCATCCAGCCTGCTTTGCGAGATAGAATGGAAATCATCGAGGTATCGGGTTATACAATTGAAGAGAAAATTGAGATTGCGAAGCGTCACTTGATCCCGAAACAGAAAAAGGAACATGGGCTAAAGGCACGTGATCTCACTTTTGATAAGAAATCGATCCAGTTTATCGTCGAAGGATATACGCGTGAGTCAGGTGTTAGAAGCCTGGAAAGAGTGATCGGTTCGGTGGTAAGAAAAGTGGCTAAGCACATCGCACTTGAAGAGGAATACCCTAAGAAACTGACCATTGAGTTTATTGAAAAAGCACTTGGTGGACAGCGTTTTGATAAGGAAATCTACAATGATAATAAGTCTGCTGGTGTGGTGACCGGTTTGGCGTGGACTGCGGTTGGAGGAGAAATCCTTTTCATAGAATCTAGTTTGAGTCGAGGCAAGGGAAAACTGACCTTATCTGGTCAATTAGGCGATGTAATGAAGGAATCAGCGATGGCGGCTATTTCTTACCTTAAGTCGAACGCCGATCACTATGGCATAGATTATCGTGTATTTGATAAGTATGATTTGCATATGCATGTTCCAGCGGGAGCGGTACCAAAAGACGGTCCATCAGCTGGAATCACGATGTTGACTGCTTTAACATCCCTTTTCACCCAGAGAAAGGTAAAAAGTAAATTAGCCATGACTGGTGAAATTACCCTGAAGGGAAATGTACTGCCGGTAGGAGGAATAAAAGAGAAAATTCTCGCTGCAAGGAGGGCTGGAATTAAGGAGATAATTCTGAGCGCTAGAAATGAAAAAGATATCAACGAGATAGACGCGCAGTATATCAAAGGGTTAACCTTCCATTTTGTTGAAAAGGCAAATGAGGTAATAGAAATTGCCCTCACATCTCAAAAGGTAGATAATCCCGTCAAATTTATAGTGGAGGAGTAA
- a CDS encoding OmpA family protein, producing the protein MLRRGAIFILLIFHCSLAVQGQLFKRNKEKRQKKILLDSDSVSIDVTELTFPNINKDPVYLNKKLQKKIEKLDREEKWEELYPELKKFVSNFGTQNFALQTYYIWRLAKLTEVFESPEAAKPLYALVLKHHRRGLDIGAILARYDSLNKNKKDYYVPLEYYYELVDFRRQVDTLLPPRSVLTNMGPMVNSNDEDYAPMVSRNDSVLLFTSKRNSINTGITKDINEDIFFTLKEGEQWGKAEVFKNINSTFNEGSGYLSKSGKSLIFSRCGSPEGLGNCDLYMSKFQGDTVWTIPKNLGPKVNSDGWDSHPTLNITEDTLYFSSDRRGGFGLADIYFSTLDKKGKWTTAQNLGPTINTRNNEVSPFYHWEHNVLYFSSNGHLLNFGDYDIYKSYRRTGKWSEPINIGPLVNGKGTEFYFSIDQAANFIFYSRSEEESMKNLDLYSFPLPMAGQPLATTRFSGQIKALKGKVPQKAIVSIIDLDEGIEVAPKFARDDGTFEFDLINQRNYLLIVQGDDFFRLEKLFFLDGDTKYEGIVERIASKIEFSTIEFENAKADILPSMEEDLKKVVDFLIDNPTFNLNISGHTDSSGNPVMNLTLSQRRADSIKRYILNNSNINPSRIFAIGHGSNKPIIKEEKTDEDKKLNRRVEFEIYRPPVSRN; encoded by the coding sequence ATGCTCAGGCGGGGCGCAATTTTTATTCTACTAATCTTTCACTGCTCTTTAGCAGTTCAAGGACAACTGTTTAAAAGGAATAAGGAAAAGAGACAAAAAAAGATTCTCCTAGATTCTGATTCTGTGAGCATTGACGTTACGGAATTGACTTTCCCCAACATAAATAAGGATCCAGTCTACCTGAATAAAAAGCTTCAGAAAAAGATCGAAAAGCTCGATAGAGAGGAGAAGTGGGAGGAACTATATCCAGAATTAAAAAAGTTCGTGTCGAACTTTGGCACTCAAAACTTCGCCCTTCAGACGTACTATATATGGAGGCTTGCCAAGCTCACAGAGGTCTTTGAGTCGCCAGAAGCCGCTAAGCCTTTATACGCTTTAGTATTGAAACACCACCGGCGTGGGTTAGATATTGGTGCTATTCTAGCCAGATATGATTCACTCAATAAAAACAAAAAGGATTACTATGTACCTCTTGAGTATTACTATGAATTAGTCGATTTCAGACGCCAAGTGGATACTTTGCTACCACCAAGAAGTGTTCTCACGAATATGGGGCCTATGGTAAACTCAAACGATGAGGATTATGCTCCTATGGTTTCCAGAAACGATTCAGTACTCCTTTTCACCTCTAAAAGAAACTCAATCAACACAGGAATTACGAAAGACATAAATGAAGATATCTTCTTTACACTTAAAGAGGGCGAACAATGGGGGAAAGCAGAAGTATTTAAAAACATTAATTCAACCTTCAACGAAGGCTCTGGATACTTATCTAAAAGTGGTAAATCTCTTATATTTTCTCGCTGTGGCTCTCCCGAGGGACTCGGTAATTGTGACCTTTACATGAGTAAATTCCAAGGTGATACTGTTTGGACAATACCCAAAAACTTAGGCCCAAAAGTTAACTCTGATGGCTGGGATTCTCACCCTACCTTAAATATTACCGAAGACACGCTTTACTTCTCATCCGACAGACGTGGAGGGTTTGGGTTAGCCGATATTTACTTTTCTACCCTGGACAAGAAAGGCAAATGGACAACTGCCCAAAACCTTGGCCCAACTATAAACACTAGAAATAACGAAGTGAGCCCTTTCTACCATTGGGAGCATAACGTACTATATTTCAGTAGTAATGGCCATTTACTCAATTTTGGAGATTATGATATCTACAAGTCATATAGAAGAACTGGTAAGTGGTCTGAACCGATCAATATTGGTCCTTTAGTGAATGGCAAAGGGACTGAGTTTTATTTCAGTATTGACCAAGCGGCTAACTTTATTTTTTATTCAAGGTCGGAAGAGGAAAGTATGAAAAACCTTGACCTATATTCTTTCCCCCTACCGATGGCCGGTCAGCCACTGGCAACCACACGTTTTTCAGGACAGATTAAGGCTTTAAAGGGGAAAGTGCCACAAAAAGCCATCGTTTCAATTATTGATTTAGATGAAGGTATAGAAGTAGCCCCAAAGTTTGCTCGAGATGACGGCACCTTCGAATTTGATTTGATTAATCAACGAAACTACTTATTGATCGTTCAGGGAGATGACTTTTTTAGACTTGAGAAGCTCTTCTTTTTAGATGGAGACACCAAATATGAGGGTATCGTGGAAAGAATAGCGAGTAAAATCGAGTTTTCAACCATTGAATTTGAAAATGCGAAAGCCGACATCCTTCCAAGCATGGAAGAGGATTTAAAAAAGGTGGTAGATTTCTTAATTGATAACCCAACCTTCAACCTTAACATTTCGGGCCATACAGATTCTAGCGGAAACCCCGTGATGAACTTAACTCTCTCGCAACGTCGAGCCGATTCCATTAAGCGATACATTCTAAACAATAGCAACATTAACCCATCAAGAATCTTTGCCATCGGTCATGGTAGCAACAAACCAATTATTAAGGAGGAAAAGACTGACGAGGACAAAAAGCTAAACAGACGCGTAGAATTCGAGATATACAGGCCGCCCGTGAGTAGAAATTAA
- the rseP gene encoding RIP metalloprotease RseP, which yields METVVQIAQLLLALSILVGIHEAGHMLTAKMFGMKVEKFFIGFPPTIFSFKKGETEYGLGAIPLGGFVKISGMVDESMDKEAMAKPPQPWEFRSKPAWQRLIVMLGGIFVNVVAGVIAMIILTYNVGDEFTPSKYTKEIGILPGEYGLEVGFEKGDKIVKINGEDYRRVEDIYSGKTLLTDGAYWTVDRNGSVVDIPIPNGFIETLENPDFQQRFFDIRREFEVTQLGEGMESLPFQPKDRIVKIGDQEVKYYDQYQSIVAANAGGSVPMVIKRGDSELDVNVDVRSDSTVGIVVSVYGIDGDSDEYSFGEAIPVGTAKAFNMVILNAKAIGKMFTGDISPRSMSGPIGIVNYFPKTWDWNAFWRTTAMISMILAFMNLLPIPALDGGHVVFLLFEMISGKAPSVKFLEAAQVVGMVILLLLMVFAFGNDILKLFGI from the coding sequence ATGGAAACCGTTGTTCAAATAGCGCAGCTTTTGCTTGCGCTTTCAATTTTAGTGGGGATACATGAGGCCGGTCATATGTTGACAGCCAAAATGTTTGGGATGAAAGTAGAAAAGTTCTTCATTGGATTTCCACCGACTATTTTCTCATTCAAAAAAGGCGAGACAGAGTATGGCCTCGGTGCAATTCCATTAGGTGGTTTTGTGAAAATATCAGGAATGGTAGATGAGTCTATGGACAAAGAGGCCATGGCTAAACCACCACAACCTTGGGAATTTAGGTCTAAACCAGCTTGGCAGCGATTAATCGTGATGCTGGGTGGTATTTTTGTCAACGTTGTCGCAGGTGTGATCGCAATGATCATTCTAACTTATAACGTAGGAGATGAATTTACACCAAGTAAGTATACCAAGGAGATCGGTATTTTACCAGGTGAATATGGCCTAGAAGTAGGTTTCGAAAAAGGCGATAAGATTGTTAAAATCAACGGTGAGGATTATCGTAGAGTAGAAGATATCTACAGTGGAAAAACACTTCTTACTGATGGCGCCTATTGGACAGTCGATAGGAATGGGAGCGTGGTAGATATTCCGATACCTAATGGTTTTATAGAGACCTTGGAAAACCCCGATTTTCAACAAAGATTCTTTGACATAAGGAGAGAATTTGAGGTCACTCAGTTAGGAGAGGGGATGGAAAGTTTACCATTTCAGCCAAAGGATAGGATCGTTAAAATCGGTGATCAAGAAGTTAAATACTATGATCAGTACCAGTCGATTGTCGCAGCAAATGCGGGTGGAAGTGTACCGATGGTAATTAAAAGAGGTGATAGTGAGCTTGATGTCAATGTAGATGTTAGAAGTGATTCGACTGTAGGGATTGTGGTATCAGTTTATGGTATAGATGGTGACAGTGATGAATACAGCTTCGGCGAAGCGATTCCTGTTGGAACGGCCAAGGCTTTCAACATGGTAATATTAAATGCAAAAGCTATCGGTAAGATGTTTACTGGTGATATTTCTCCAAGAAGTATGAGTGGGCCTATCGGAATTGTTAATTACTTCCCTAAAACCTGGGATTGGAATGCCTTTTGGAGAACAACTGCAATGATCTCAATGATACTTGCTTTCATGAATTTATTGCCAATTCCTGCTTTAGACGGCGGCCATGTAGTCTTCCTTCTATTCGAAATGATATCGGGTAAAGCCCCTTCGGTTAAGTTCCTCGAAGCAGCTCAAGTCGTAGGTATGGTTATTCTATTGCTGCTGATGGTATTCGCTTTTGGAAATGATATTCTGAAGCTCTTTGGGATTTAG
- a CDS encoding 1-deoxy-D-xylulose-5-phosphate reductoisomerase: MSTKKHIAILGSTGSIGTQALDVIRANPDKFIVEVLTAMNNADLLIKQAIEFKPNVVVIVNDNLYDQVFEALDSLDIKVYSGAESLNSVVQIEVIDLVLTALVGYAGLKPTISAIESGKNIGLANKETLVVAGELITSLAESKAVNIYPVDSEHSAIFQCLVGEFHNPIEKIILTASGGPFRGKSSQDLVAVKKEQALKHPNWDMGAKITIDSASLMNKGLEVIEAKWLFNLRMDQIEVIVHPQSIIHSIVQFEDGSMKAQMGLPDMKLPIQFAMTYPERIKSDFPRFNFLDYPELTFEQPDTETFRNLGLAFKAMEQGGNMPCILNAANEVAVSKFLKDEIGFLEMSDLIEDSMGKASFIKKPTYEDYVMSDKQTREIANAYKN; the protein is encoded by the coding sequence TTGTCAACAAAAAAGCACATCGCCATTCTTGGCTCAACAGGCTCTATTGGTACACAAGCGCTCGACGTCATTAGAGCGAATCCAGACAAGTTTATTGTGGAAGTGCTAACAGCGATGAACAATGCTGACTTATTGATTAAGCAGGCAATAGAGTTCAAGCCAAACGTGGTGGTAATTGTCAATGACAACTTGTATGATCAAGTCTTTGAGGCCCTGGATTCCTTAGACATTAAAGTATACTCTGGAGCAGAATCGCTTAATTCTGTTGTTCAAATTGAAGTCATTGATTTAGTCTTAACAGCCCTAGTTGGTTATGCGGGTCTTAAACCGACGATTTCGGCTATTGAGAGTGGTAAGAATATTGGGTTGGCAAATAAAGAGACACTGGTTGTGGCTGGTGAGTTAATTACATCTTTGGCGGAATCTAAAGCAGTAAATATTTACCCTGTCGACTCTGAGCATTCAGCAATTTTCCAATGCTTAGTTGGTGAGTTTCATAATCCGATCGAGAAAATAATCCTTACGGCTTCAGGAGGACCTTTTAGAGGTAAATCTTCGCAAGATTTAGTAGCCGTAAAGAAGGAGCAGGCCTTGAAGCACCCTAATTGGGATATGGGTGCCAAAATAACGATCGATTCAGCAAGTTTGATGAATAAAGGTCTGGAAGTGATAGAAGCAAAATGGCTTTTTAACCTCCGAATGGATCAAATTGAAGTTATCGTTCATCCTCAGTCAATAATTCATTCGATTGTTCAATTCGAAGATGGAAGTATGAAGGCTCAAATGGGGCTGCCGGATATGAAGTTGCCCATTCAATTTGCCATGACTTACCCAGAGCGGATTAAATCGGATTTTCCGAGATTCAATTTCCTTGACTATCCTGAACTGACTTTTGAGCAGCCAGATACTGAGACTTTTAGGAATCTGGGGCTCGCTTTTAAGGCGATGGAACAAGGCGGCAATATGCCTTGTATACTAAATGCGGCTAATGAAGTCGCGGTTAGCAAGTTTTTAAAAGATGAAATAGGCTTTCTAGAAATGTCTGACCTTATTGAAGATTCAATGGGCAAGGCATCTTTTATCAAAAAGCCAACGTATGAGGACTATGTCATGTCCGACAAACAAACTAGAGAAATAGCAAACGCATATAAAAATTAA
- a CDS encoding S1C family serine protease gives MKNKIAIVLIAFSSGLIGAFTYEKLSDNSDKTEIITENPISFEKANYEPAKVDTYSPGAALPTDFRLAADRSVSSVVYIKNIQRSRRSMSFMEYIYGGRGGSENGVAIGSGSGVIYSKDGYIITNNHVIEGADAIEVQHEKRSYQAKLVGTDPKMDIAVLKIEADNLPAIDIAKSKDVRVGDWVLAVGNPFNLTSTVTAGIVSAIGSEANSIRENFPIELYIQTDAAINPGNSGGALVNTNGELVGINTSIISRTGSYAGYGFAVPSDLVSKIVEDLKKYKVVQKAYTGAEIIEIDEDVAKEERLRSLEGVLVQSIRRNGAADKAGLESGDVIKKISGKTIKTKSGFDEVVNSMSPGDEINIEYQRNNRSYEAKLTLENVYGSTALLDRDNFLDKEDIYFSSFLGAEFRRLTEKEKKGLRTNYGVKVSKIDKDRGFFRKLDDIEEGEIIVAVNRRSVDNPEALADYIEQYYGKIYFQVIDKRGRLRTETYRFGR, from the coding sequence ATGAAAAATAAGATCGCTATAGTTTTAATCGCATTCTCAAGCGGACTTATAGGTGCTTTTACTTATGAAAAGCTCTCTGACAATTCCGATAAAACTGAGATAATTACTGAAAACCCTATCAGTTTTGAAAAGGCAAATTACGAACCTGCAAAAGTAGATACCTATTCTCCTGGAGCAGCGTTGCCAACCGACTTTAGACTAGCCGCCGATCGATCGGTTAGTAGTGTGGTTTACATTAAAAATATCCAAAGAAGCAGACGAAGCATGAGCTTCATGGAATATATCTATGGTGGCAGAGGCGGATCAGAGAATGGAGTAGCGATTGGCTCCGGGTCTGGTGTCATTTACTCTAAGGATGGATATATAATTACCAATAATCATGTGATCGAAGGTGCAGATGCTATTGAAGTGCAACATGAGAAAAGGAGTTATCAAGCTAAACTGGTAGGCACTGATCCTAAAATGGATATAGCGGTACTAAAGATTGAAGCAGATAATCTACCAGCTATCGATATCGCGAAGAGCAAAGACGTAAGAGTTGGGGATTGGGTATTAGCCGTTGGGAACCCGTTTAACCTTACTTCTACTGTAACTGCTGGTATAGTAAGTGCCATCGGTAGTGAGGCTAATTCAATAAGAGAAAATTTCCCAATTGAACTTTACATTCAAACAGATGCAGCGATTAACCCTGGAAACAGCGGTGGTGCACTGGTAAACACCAATGGTGAATTAGTTGGAATCAATACTTCCATCATTTCTCGTACGGGTTCTTATGCAGGATACGGCTTTGCGGTTCCTTCCGACCTCGTGAGCAAGATTGTAGAAGATTTGAAGAAATATAAAGTAGTTCAGAAGGCATACACTGGTGCGGAAATCATAGAAATAGATGAAGACGTTGCTAAAGAAGAAAGACTAAGAAGCTTAGAAGGGGTATTGGTACAATCCATTAGACGAAATGGGGCAGCCGACAAAGCAGGGCTAGAATCCGGCGATGTGATCAAAAAGATTTCAGGCAAAACCATCAAAACCAAATCGGGCTTCGATGAGGTAGTCAACTCAATGTCGCCAGGTGATGAAATCAACATTGAATACCAAAGAAATAATAGAAGCTATGAGGCCAAGTTAACATTAGAAAATGTTTACGGTAGTACAGCTTTGCTAGACAGAGATAATTTCTTAGACAAAGAAGACATTTATTTCTCTAGTTTCTTGGGCGCTGAATTCAGAAGATTGACAGAAAAAGAAAAGAAAGGTTTACGAACAAACTACGGTGTCAAGGTTAGTAAAATCGACAAGGATCGAGGTTTCTTTAGAAAACTAGATGATATAGAAGAAGGTGAAATAATTGTAGCAGTGAACCGAAGGTCCGTTGATAACCCAGAGGCGCTTGCTGACTACATAGAACAGTACTATGGCAAAATCTACTTTCAGGTTATAGACAAGAGGGGGAGATTAAGAACCGAAACCTATAGGTTCGGTCGGTAG